The DNA sequence agaggtgtgaggacgagcattgTAACCATCTTcaccattgatagtgaaacaggatcTCAACTCACTGAGGACGTAGGCAActttgccaaacctcgtaaaatccgtatgcattgtttgttctgtttttctgttatcttctgcatcgttttaaggttgcgtttctacacctCTCCTGATTGGTGCAATCCCTATTTCATTACCTTAAACTCGGATTAATAGGACAGTCTAATTTGGGTTGGTAAACTGTTGAGCTGGTGGTCAACCATCTAACTTACACCGTGCACAGAGAATGATCGATTATAAATTGAATAGGTCGGTCTAATTTGAGCTTGTAAACTGTTGGGCTGGTCGAGTAATCGTCTAACTTACACCATTCACTGATGCACAGAAAATGTTCAATTATAAATTGACCAGGCTTGAGCCAATTAATCGGGTCCATCTCGGTCGAGCATTGAacctgaaattgacacccctaggcccTCTCCTATGCTGGGTCAGAtgcaattggaaaaaaaaaaaccatgacaCTAGAGCTTCCCCCGTTGATGGGTTTCCTCTACCATTTGTGACGAAAGGATGACCTAAAAATCGCTATGGTCAACGGAAGTCCACCCAGGGGCTTCCTGTGAATTTCCTACGAGTTTCCTAGGGACCTTAGTTTCTTACAACATGTCCACGTGGAGTTCATAAAGCTATGTTTTGTGGACCAGTCCGTATACGTATAACATGACTTTCAGTTTCAGGTTCTTTTGCTTTCGTTTGTTTTGTTGCATTCTTTAGTCAAAAGCTCTTCAGAATGTCACTATCTGAATCATGACAATTGGCAAAGGAAAACCATATCCCTGGAAAATCCTAAATAAAATCTGTGGAAAACTAGAAAGTTTTCTTCACACTGAAGATagcttcttctttggttttctCCAGTGTCTTCTGGAAAGTTCTATTGGTTAATTTGTAGTCCACCTGAAAGTGGGTCCAACAACACTTCATTACTGACTCAATAATCAGAATCGTCTGATTGGAATCTCAGACAATCCAACATTACAAACAATCTTCTGATCAGAGTCAATTTTATTCTGGCAGTCACATCCAACGGGTTTTAAGGTATGGAGGACCAATACAATCCATGACCCATCAGTACCTGCTACCCTGGATTTCTCCAGTGAACTCTGGAATGTTCTGACAATGGGTCAATCGGAGGGAGTCCACCTGCTACTTTCCTTGTGCTTTCCTAAGAAGACCTCCACAACCATTGTCATGGACCTCAGAATCACAATCATATGATCAGAATCTTCTCACTTGCCAATCAAaatccccaaaaaatatatatattttttctatatAAAGACGACAACACTGCCATTTGTTTTAAAACCATATCCTTCTTATAGCGTCAAAGTAATCTCTGGAACTTCATATTTGGTGCTAGTACTTCAGTTCTGTGCTTCGATGGATAACACTGGAAGAGGCAGATGGAGAGGcagaggtggtggtggaggtggagttggagggagagggagagggagaggtcaAAACCGTGATCAATGTAGTGGCACTTCAAATCCATCGAACTACCGGAATTTTCCTGGTCAGCAGAAGGAGAATCAACCAGACCATGGCCGGAGTTTCAGGCAAGAAGCCACTCCGTATCAGGGTCAATCCGGCGAACCCAGAAGCCCAATTTCAGTCCATGATCGGGGTTTAAATCAAGGACCCAGTTCGAGTCAGGTTCCATTTGCGGAATCCACCAAGCCGGCTTCGGCATGGGTGGGTTTGCCTTGGGCTAGTAGAGGGGGTTTTAGTGGAGGTGGTGGTTCCAGTAGTTCTGGACGTGGTGGAGGCTCGTGGAAGACTGATTCTGTTCCTGGTGGTTCCAGTAGTTCTGGACGTGGTGGAGGCGCGTGGAAGACTGATTCTGTTCCTGGTGGTTCCATGagttctgcttctgcttctgcttctgcctCTGGTAAGCTTTTATATACTTGATGGATGAGATGTCCATAAAACCTCTCtgaaagatttttatttaacttTGGAGTAAactaaagggggggggggggggggggggggggaaccctCTCTTGTAATGCTTTTGTTTAACCATGTCAAGACATGGTTTGGACTTCCAGTATAACTTCTGTAGCctgccttttttctttctcatcccttccaaaagaaaagaaaaaagaagttacAATGGAATATCAACTGGTTTCCATATGAAAAATGGATTCCTCTCACCAGCAGCTTAAGTTACTGAGAAtaatgaagaatgatgaaaaTCAACTAATGCCCATTCTATTTATGTGCTCTTCCAAGATATAGTTTTGACTAGCTATTTGGTAAATTGGAATGCCTTTGCTTAGAGAAACTGTGTCAATGGAATATTTACTGATACCCATTTATGAAAATGATTTCCTATGATAGTGatctttatttatgaaaatgGTTTCCTGTTGTAAGCGCTAATATGAGAATAATTCTGTGGACAGCTCCTTTCATAATCTCCATTGAGGGCACACTAGGTTCCAAGTCTAATTCTTAGTTTTATTTGGAAATTAGAATTGGCATGCAATGTAAATTTCAAGCCCCAATTCTGTGAATCAGATCAGAATTGAAACTTAATCTTGAGCCTAATTCTCAAATTCTAAGGCACACAGAGATCAATTCTGGAAAGGCTAGAATCCAGAATTGCTCTAGTGAGCCTTAGAATTGGATAATAATTGGAGAAACATATAGTGCCTTGAAAACACAATTCTCCAACTCTGAGAATTAGAAGCAGAGTTGCAATTCTAGCAATTGCCTATAAGACTTTGAGTTTTGTGAAACTTTCTTGGAAGAAATATTTactttttaaaacttttttctATGCTAGCCAAACAACTATGAAATTGTTTCACTTTTTACaactcttctttttgttttttccctgtaatagttttcttttaccttttctttctttcattctcttgCTGAGTGAATGAAATTCGATATCATGGGATAGGAACAATaaaaagaatttgattttggaaCAGTTTCTCATTAAATTCTAGCAGCTTGACTGATTTCCCTTTCTAATTCGAACCTTACTGTACAGGTCCACCAATATCAGAGCTAAGATCCTTAGAGATTTCAAGTACACTGCCCTCATCATTTCCTCCTGAATCTGTCTCTGCTAGAAGGCCTGATAATGGTGGAACATCTTGTATCCAAAAGGTTCACCTTCTTGCTAATCATTTCCCCATCAATTGCAATCCCGGTATGATGATGCTGCAATACAACATTAATGTTGAGCCAGAGTTGCAATCCAATCATGGTGGACCTTCTCGGGTTTCGAATTCAGACATTCGTATGGTAAAGAATAAACTATTCTCTGATAACCCAGAACAGTTTCCTCCATCCATGATGGCTTATGATGGGGGAAAGATCATTGTAAGTGCAGTGGAACTACCCACTGGGAAATTTAGGGTGGATTTGCCAAGGGGTAGGGCTGTGAAATCATATACATTAACTATAGAGTTTGTGAAGGAGCTAGAGCTTGGACAGTTGGAGGCCTACAGAAATGGCACAGTCCCCTTTATCCCTCGTGCATTCTTGCAGGGGATGGATCTTGTCATGAAGGAGAACCCAAAGAAGCATCGTGTTCAAATTGGTCAGAATTTCTATTCCATGAATTACAAAAGTGATGATGATCTTGGTGGTTGTGTTGTAGCTTGCAGGGGCTTTCAGCAGGGCTTGAAGGTTACTTCCCGGGGGCCAGCTCTATGTGTGGATTACTCTGTTTTACCATTTCGGAAGCCAGTCCCAGTCCTAGAATTCCTCTTAGAGCGTGTGTTTGGGTTTCGTACTGATTGTATGGATAACCAGTTGAGGGATACTGTTGAGAATGAATTGAGAGGGTTAAAAGTTACAGTTTCTCACAGGGAAACCAATCAAAAGTTCGAAATTAGGGGATTAACCAGTCGCACAGTGAACGATCTGACTTTCACACTTGAGGACCAGGATGGTATTAATCCATCTGAGGAGGTTAGAGTAGTGGATTATTTTAAAAGCAAATACAACAAGgagataaaattcaaaaatctaCCTTGCTTGGATTTAGGAAATAGTGGCAAGTCAAATGACGTACCTATGGAGTTCTGTGTGTTGGTAGAGGGGCAGATATATCCAAAGGATCAACTAGCCAAGGTTCCAGCCATGAAATTGAAGGACATTTCCCTGCCGAAGCCTTGGAGAAGAAAGGAGGTTATATATGAGATGGCTCAAGCAATAGATGGGCCTCTTCGGTACGTATACTAGAACTAAAACTGTGGTGAACTCCCTACcgcataaaaaatgaaaaagaactaCAACCTAGGTTAATTCATTTATTGATCTGCATCTGGGTTTGTTAGTTGTGCTTCTTGTTACCCAGTTTACCTGTGGGCTGTGGCTAATCATAGTCAGTTGACATAGGCAGGTCATTTTGTTGATATTTGGTTTCCCTCACATTTGATCACCAATAAATTAATGATTGCATGTGGGTGGTTGAAGCATACTTAATAGAACCCAGCAACATGAAAATGCTTAACCATCTTATAGTCCCATTTAGAATGTCTTTTGTGAGAAATACTTGTTTATGGGATCGATATTTTAATGCTAATCCATTGAAGTAGATTTTGTGGGTGGGATCTTTAATGGTAATGCCTCTCTTTATAAATCAgaggttgggctatctggtatAATGATGTGGTATACTATCTAGGTCATTTGTTACAATTTTGGCTGCGGTTTGGATTTGTTCTGATGCACATaactttcaattttattttttttgggggggggggNNNNNNNNNNNNNNNNNNNNNNNNNNNNNNNNNNNNNNttttttttttttttttggttcaaaattTATTGCTATTTCCGGATTGATTGTTATTACCTTAATGTGCACAGAGGAGAAACCATTTGGAACTTTGGAATAGAAGCCAGAGCACAAATGACACAAGTGATTGGCCGTGTAGTCAAAGCACCTGATCTGAAACTTGGTGATAGCAGCGGTAGGGCTTGTAAATTCATTCTAAATAAGGAAGAATGCCAGTGGAACCTTGTTGGCAGAACTGTCTTGGAAGGGAAGGACATTGAGAGGTGGGCAGTACTTGATTTTAGTTCATATGATCGTGGGTTCAAGCTGAAGAATTCTTTGATCTATGATAAGTTTGTACAACAATTGGTGATGCGGTGCAGAAAACTTAGGTTACCCATGAAGAATCCTCTCTTCCATGAGCTATCAGATATGCATGTGCTCTCTGATACTGACAGGCTTCGTAAGCTCCTTAATCGTGTATATGATAAGGCAAATCGCAGGCTGCAGATTCTTGTTTGTATAATGTCAGACAAACATCCGGGTTATAATGCTCTCAAATGGATTTGTGAGACAGAGGCTGGCATTTTGACACAATTGTGTTTGAGCGAACGATGCAACATGGGTAAAGACCAGTACATGAGTAACGTTGCTCTTCAGATCAATACAAAGCTTGGAGGCAGCAATTTTGAGCTCTTTGATTGTCTTCCACATCTTGAAAGTGATGATAATGTGATGTTTATTGGGGCTGATGTCAATCATCCAAAGGCAGGTAATGTATCACGCCCATCTTTTGCAGCTGTTGTTGCCACTGTGAATTGGCCTGCTGCAAACAAATATGTAGGACGGTATTGTCTTCAAAAGCATCGAACAGAGAAGATCCAAGATTTTGGGGAGATGTGTTTGGAGCTTATCAACATATATGCTGAGCTCAACAAAGTGAAGCCGAAGAAAATTATAGTGTTCCGTGATGGGGTCAGCGACAGCCAGTTTGATATGGTTTTGGATGAAGAATTGTTGGATCTCAAAAATGCAATTTGTTGTGAAGGGTATTCACCAACTATCACACTTGTGATTGCTCAGAAGAGGCACCTAACTCGTCTCTTTCCCATGGATCCTAAGCAAGGAGCTCGTAATGGTAATGTTTTTCCAGGGACAGTTGTGGATACAACTATTGTGCACCCTTGGAAATTCGACTTCTACCTTTGTAGCCACTATGGGATCTTAGGAACGAGCAAGCCGACTCACTACTATTGCCTTTATGATGATCACGGTTTCAGTTCAGATGACTTGCAGCAGTTGACATACAACCTATGCTACACTTATGCTTTATGCACAAAACCTGTCTCCTTAGTACCCCCTGCATATTATGCCGACACTTTGGCATATAGGGTGCAACAGTACTATGAGGCATGGGAGGCTGAGGCTGctgcttcatcatcatcatcttcactgCCATTAGATCCAAATAGCTTCAAGCTGCATGGTGATCTTGAGAAAATCATGTTCTTTTGTTGAAGGTACATGAATGGTTGCAGTCCACCAGTCAGGTTCAATCTCCTTATTTATACAGCCCTGCATAGTTGAGGAGTTTGTGCGTGAATCTAAAGATTCTAGGTTGAATTTACTGttatctttccttctttctttcgaATGGTCTAATAGGCCATGAACATTAAGTTTCAGAGTTTAGTAACTCATGGATTAATACTTTATGATGTTTGAGTGTTAAGTTTCTGGTAGTAGTGTGAATTGAGACTTCATCTCAGTGGTTGTGGTGTTTCCTTTGAGTTTGGCGGTTGAAATGTTTGTATGTAATCCAAGTTATGGTTAATGATATATGAataatatgatgtttgctttatctctcttttttttttggctaacgccGGTATCTAAGCCATCGGCCTAGTCCCGCCGATTTATACTGACTCCACAATTGTATGGATCGAATCATATCAAGATTAAATGAGAATCATTTaattttcactaaaagcaaGGAAGAACATTAAACACTCATGTGTGAGCTTCTCCAAGAAGGCAAATGGAGTCAAACTTAGAACCACAAGCTTCTCGAGGCGAAGTTCTCTTGTCAACTTAGCTAGCCCCTTGGGGTTTATGTGGACTCTTATACCCCCATTGTTCTTGGTTCCTTTGTTCTACCATGACTTCTTATTTTGCATTCCTAAGCATGGATCTTGCTCGAGTGCCAAGGCCAATGTGAAAACATCAACAAGGATgagatttctatttttcataaCAGGTTGGGACGGTCATTTTCATCTCATCCTATGTCTAGGCGCCAAGCGCTCTAAACCTGGACAAAGTTGttttcccctttattttacTTAAATTTCTTGTTTAAATATtagaaaaccaaaaacaaacccATAACAAATGGATATGAACCTGTTAAGGAAACCTGAAACGACCAGACCAAAACCGGATGTCACCATAACGATTCAACTGCGATTTGGGCCTGATCATGCATAAAACCGGTTCAAACTGACTGAGCCAGAACGAACCAACTATTTGGGACCCCTATATATGACCATgtttccctctcccatccaCTGCCATTTTCGTTCAACACTTGGCTAAATTGTAACTTCGTCCCCTTCTTGCACATAAGCTCCATTCAGGAGCCTCTGTTACTCCTAATTTATGTCTCAGTTCATCAAGCCCTACTCCAATTTTTCAACATCATCTCGTTTCTTAAATCTTAACCCTAACTCTTTTGAGATTCATTCAGATATGAACTCCATGCAAGATGGGGTTTCATAATGTTCCTACACCTCCTTATTGACTCAAAGGTGTAACTTAATCCTCAAAGACCTAGGCCCTCAATCCCATGTTATTGATATCTTGTAATGCAGCAATCAACCACCAAACTGTGGCTTCTAGTGACAAATTGGTGTCTTGAAAAAggaattttcttattaataAACCTAAGGTATAAAAAAGAACCCGGTAAGATGGGAACATAGATCACAATAATTTAACTATTGTAAATTTATAAGCAtacatttttgtcattttattgTAACACAAACTTTTTAAATAAAGGTAAACACTATCACTTCAAAGTGTTTTCATAAAATATACATGCCATTGACATAATGATAAATtagttttgaaaattcttttataTCTCTAGCATgaataaatttttataataaGAGTAGTGAAACTTAAAAGAAGATGTTAAATACTAACTATACATATAGATCTCTCATttaaacaatcccaaaaaattaaaaataaataaataaataaataaaaattacgtGTAAACTTGACCTTTTGAAGTGGTATCAATTTAGTTGTAAAGATTGttgacaagattttttttttttggcacaaaAGCAACGAGGTAAATATGATatttttatactatttttttttttacttttcttgatTTCCATATATATTGGTTAGGAAGAAGAACCCTTGATATCCCATTTGTGACAAGTGAAAGgttgaattaaaaaattatcATGGTCAACCAAAGTCCACCTATGCTTCCTATGAATTTCTTACAAGTTTCTTGAGGATGTTAGGAATTTGGATATGTACATAAGTTCTCCTAGACTACATATGGTATTTAGATCTTCCCCAACTATGGGATGACCAAATAAGAATTAGCAAAAtacaaaataggagagagattcTTGCAGGTCCCTCTCTAGTAGGAAAAGATCTGTATCTGTACATGTAAAAACCTAACacctgaaattttttattttatatatattcctCTATActccttttccctaaaaataaTATGACTTTCAGATTGATGCAGATAGATTCCTTTTTGCATTTTACACTTAGAAAGTTTTTCAACGTCAGTATCTCAATCATGACATTTGCGCAAGGGAAAACGACAAACTCTATAAATATCCATGTAAAATCCCAAATAAAAtctgtggaaaaaaaaaaaaaagccttctTGGCACTGAAGATAACTTCATTGGAGTTCTCGAGTGTCCTCTGGAATGTTCTATTAACTCTTTATGAACCAGAATCGTCTGATAGGAATCTCTTTACTCAAGGATCAACACAACCCATCCTCATTAGAACCATCTGAGCACAGAGGAACTCTCCTACACTCCTGATGCTTACCTGAAGATATTCCCACattatctatcaaaaaaaaaaaaaagatagtccCACAACCAATGATCATGACCCACATGACAACAATCTTCTGAGTTCACTTACTCTGGGAGTCGTATCCAACGGTCTTAAGGTAAGGGGTGCATGTTCCCCTGGATTTCTGCAGTGAACTCTggaatgttcttttttttttttccttttttttttcttcttttttttttttgggaagtaACTCTGGAATGTTCTAACAACTGGGTCAATAGGAATCGACCTGAGATGGGGACCACCGCTTAGAATCTATCTAAACAATAAAATATCCACAACCATATCTGCTACTTTCCTTGTGGCTTGCCTTAGATGACTTCGCAACCATGATCACGGCCCTCACAATCAGAATCACAATCACAATCACAATCACAATCACCTAATCAGAATCTTTTCANNNNNNNNNNNNNNNNNNNNNNNNNNNNNNNNNNNNNNNNNNNNNNNNNNNNNNNNNNNNNNNNNNNNNNNNNNNNNNNNNNNNNNNNNNNNNNNNNNNNNNNNNNNNNNNNNNNNNNNNNNNNNNNNNNNNNNNNNNNNNNNNNNNNNNNNNNNNNNNNNNNNNNNNNNNNNNNNNNNNNNNNNNNNNNNNNNNNNNNNNNNNNNNNNNNNNNNNNNNNNNNNNNNNNNNNNNNNNNNNNNNNNNNNNNNNNNNNNNNNNNNNNNNNNNNNNNNNNNNNNNNNNNNNNNNNNNNNNNNNNNNNNNNNNNNNNNNNNNNNNNNNNNNNNNNNNNNNNNNNNNNNNNNNNNNNNNNNNNNNNNNNNNNNNNNNNNNNNNNNNNNNNNNNNNNNNNNNNNNNNNNNNNNNNNNNNNNNNNNNNNNNNNNNNNNNNNNNNNNNNNNNNNNNNNNNNNNNNNNNNNNNNNNNNNNNNNNNNNNNNNNNNNNNNNNNNNNNNNNNNNNNNNNNNNNNNNNNNNNNNNNNNNNNNNNNNNNNNNNNNNNNNNNNNNNNNNNNNNNNNNNNNNNNNNNNNNNNNNNNNNNNNNNNNNNNNNNNNNNNNNNNNNNNNNNNNNNNNNNNNNNNNNNNNNNNNNNNNNNNNNNNNNNNNNNNNNNNNNNNNNNNNNNNNNNNNNNNNNNNNNNNNNNNNNNNNNNNNNNNNNNNNNNNNNNNNNNNNNNNNNNNNNNNNNNNNNNNNNNNNNNNNNNNNNNNNNNNNNNNNNNNNNNNNNNNNNNNNNNNNNNNNNNNNNNNNNNNNNNNNNNNNNNNNNNNNNNNNNNNNNNNNNNNNNNNNNNNNNNNNNNNNNNNNNNNNNNNNNNNNNNNNNNNNNNNNNNNNNNNNNNNNNNNNNNNNNNNNNNNNNNNNNNNNNNNNNNNNNNNNNNNNNNNNNNNNNNNNNNNNNNNNNNNNNNNNNNNNNNNNNNNNNNNNNNNNNNNNNNNNNNNNNNNNNNNNNNNNNNNNNNNNNNNNNNNNNNNNNNNNNNNNNNNNNNNNNNNNNNNNNNNNNNNNNNNNNNNNNNNNNNNNNNNNNNNNNNNNNNNNNNNNNNNNNNNNNNNNNNNNNNNNNNNNNNNNNNNNNNNNNNNNNNNNNNNNNNNNNNNNNNNNNNNNNNNNNNNNNNNNNNNNNNNNNNNNNNNNNNNNNNNNNNNNNNNNNNNNNNNNNNNNNNNNNNNNNNNNNNNNNNNNNNNNNNNNNNNNNNNNNNNNNNNNNNNNNNNNNNNNNNNNNNNNNNNNNNNNNNNNNNNNNNNNNNNNNNNNNNNNNNNNNNNNNNNNNNNNNNNNNNNNNNNNNNNNNNNNNNNNNNNNNNNNNNNNNNNNNNNNNNNNNNNNNNNNNNNNNNNNNNNNNNNNNNNNNNNNNNNNNNNNNNNNNNNNNNNNNNNNNNNNNNNNNNNNNNNNNNNNNNNNNNNNNNNNNNNNNNNNNNNNNNNNNNNNNNNNNNNNNNNNNNNNNNNNNNNNNNNNNNNNNNNNNNNNNNNNNNNNNNNNNNNNNNNNNNNNNNNNNNNNNNNNNNNNNNNNNNNNNNNNNNNNNNNNNNNNNNNNNNNNNNaaaaaaaaaaagagagagaaaacaaaaaggaaaaaactaaaGAGAATAATTTTATAACAAGGTTACAAGGACATGGGGATGATGTGGGTGGGTAATGAAGGGTAGAGCCGTCGGGTACTCCCTGCACTTTTTGGTTGAAATTGCCTCTATAGCATCTTTTGAAATGTTGATTCCTTTCTATGAAGAATTTGTTTTTCATAACCATTGGTTTGCTGAATTGAACTTTTTTAAGGGGTGGGGGGCTTGAtctgtttcaatttttttttttttttttttttctttaaattaaaatttactattttttggTTCAAAATTTATTGCTATCTCTGGATTGATTGCTATTACATTAATTTTAACAGTGGAGAAACAGTTCGAAATTTTGACAGTGAATCCAGCGCAAATCTGAAACAAGTGACTCGCCATGTGATCAAAGCACCTGATCTGAAACTTGGTGATAGCAGTGGTAGGGCTTGTAAATTCATGCtaaacaaggaagaaggccagtggAACCTTGCCAACAGAACTGTCTTGGAAGGGAAGGTCATTGAGAGGTGGGCGGTCCTTGATTTTAGTTCGTATGATCGAAGGTTCAAGCCTAACTCTTTGATCTATAATAAGTTCGTACAGAAATTAACAATGCGGTGCAAAAAACTTGGGATACACATGAAGAATCCTCTCTTCCGTGAGCTCTCTGATATGCGTGTGCTCTCTGATACTGACAGGCTTCGTAAGCTCCTTAATCATGTATATGATGAGGCAAATCACAGGTTGCAGATTCTTGTTTGTATTATGTTAGACAAACATCCGGGTTATAATGCTCTCAAGTGGATTTGTGAGACACAGGTTGGCATTGTGACAGAATTGTGTTTGAGCAAACAATGCAACATGGGTAAAGACCACTACATGACAAACCTTGCTCTTCAGATCAATACAAAGCTTGGAGGCAGCAATTTTGAGCTCTTTGACCCTATTCCGCGTCTTGAAAGTGATGATCATGTGATGTTTATCGGGGCTGATGTCAATAATCCTAGTCCAGGTATTGCATCAAGCCCATCTGCTGCAGCTGTTGTTGCCACTGTAAATTGGCCTGCTGCGAACAAATATGTGGGACGGTATCGTCTTCAAAAGCATCGAACAGAGAAGATTGAAGATTTTGGGGAGATGTGTTTGGAGCTTATCAACAAATATGCTGAGCTCAACAAAGTGAAGCCGAAGAAAATTATAGTGTTCCGTGATGGGGTCAGCAACAGCCAGTTTGATATGGTTTTGGATGAAGAATTAGTTGATCTCAAGAATGCAATTCATTGTGATGGGTATTCACCAACTATCACACTCATGATTGCACAGAAGCGGCACCTAACTCGTCTATTTCCCATGGACAATAAGCAAGGAGTCCGTAATAGCAATGTTTTTCCAGGGACAGTTGTGGATACAACCATTGTGCACCCTTGGAAATTCGACTTCTACCTTTGTAGCCACTATGGGATCTTAGGAACAAGCAAGCCGACTCGCTACTATTGCCTTCATGATGATCACAGTTTCAGTTTAGATGACTTGCAGCAGTTGACATACAACCTATGCTACACCCATGCTCGATGCTCAAAACCTGTCTCCTTGGTCCCACCTGCATATTATGCCAACACTTTGGCATATAGGGTGCAACAGTACTATGAGGCATGGGAGGCAGCTGCTACTGTTTCATCTTCAAATTTTCCACTGCAATTCGATTCAAATATCTTCAAGCTGCATGGTGATCTTGAGAACATCATGTTCTTTTGTTGAAGGTACATGAATGGATGCAGTCCACCAGTCAGGTCCAATCTCCTTATCTATACAGCCCTGTGTGGTTGAGGAGTTTGTGCGTGAATCTAAAAGTTTCTACTTTAAATTTATAGGGATCTAGTTTACTGTTAGGGGCCAAGTTTCCCTAAACCATGGTAAACAGATTA is a window from the Macadamia integrifolia cultivar HAES 741 chromosome 5, SCU_Mint_v3, whole genome shotgun sequence genome containing:
- the LOC122079568 gene encoding protein argonaute 2-like codes for the protein MDNTGRGRWRGRGGGGGGVGGRGRGRGQNRDQCSGTSNPSNYRNFPGQQKENQPDHGRSFRQEATPYQGQSGEPRSPISVHDRGLNQGPSSSQVPFAESTKPASAWVGLPWASRGGFSGGGGSSSSGRGGGSWKTDSVPGGSSSSGRGGGAWKTDSVPGGSMSSASASASASGPPISELRSLEISSTLPSSFPPESVSARRPDNGGTSCIQKVHLLANHFPINCNPGMMMLQYNINVEPELQSNHGGPSRVSNSDIRMVKNKLFSDNPEQFPPSMMAYDGGKIIVSAVELPTGKFRVDLPRGRAVKSYTLTIEFVKELELGQLEAYRNGTVPFIPRAFLQGMDLVMKENPKKHRVQIGQNFYSMNYKSDDDLGGCVVACRGFQQGLKVTSRGPALCVDYSVLPFRKPVPVLEFLLERVFGFRTDCMDNQLRDTVENELRGLKVTVSHRETNQKFEIRGLTSRTVNDLTFTLEDQDGINPSEEVRVVDYFKSKYNKEIKFKNLPCLDLGNSGKSNDVPMEFCVLVEGQIYPKDQLAKVPAMKLKDISLPKPWRRKEVIYEMAQAIDGPLRGETIWNFGIEARAQMTQVIGRVVKAPDLKLGDSSGRACKFILNKEECQWNLVGRTVLEGKDIERWAVLDFSSYDRGFKLKNSLIYDKFVQQLVMRCRKLRLPMKNPLFHELSDMHVLSDTDRLRKLLNRVYDKANRRLQILVCIMSDKHPGYNALKWICETEAGILTQLCLSERCNMGKDQYMSNVALQINTKLGGSNFELFDCLPHLESDDNVMFIGADVNHPKAGNVSRPSFAAVVATVNWPAANKYVGRYCLQKHRTEKIQDFGEMCLELINIYAELNKVKPKKIIVFRDGVSDSQFDMVLDEELLDLKNAICCEGYSPTITLVIAQKRHLTRLFPMDPKQGARNGNVFPGTVVDTTIVHPWKFDFYLCSHYGILGTSKPTHYYCLYDDHGFSSDDLQQLTYNLCYTYALCTKPVSLVPPAYYADTLAYRVQQYYEAWEAEAAASSSSSSLPLDPNSFKLHGDLEKIMFFC
- the LOC122079569 gene encoding protein argonaute 2-like, whose protein sequence is MLNKEEGQWNLANRTVLEGKVIERWAVLDFSSYDRRFKPNSLIYNKFVQKLTMRCKKLGIHMKNPLFRELSDMRVLSDTDRLRKLLNHVYDEANHRLQILVCIMLDKHPGYNALKWICETQVGIVTELCLSKQCNMGKDHYMTNLALQINTKLGGSNFELFDPIPRLESDDHVMFIGADVNNPSPGIASSPSAAAVVATVNWPAANKYVGRYRLQKHRTEKIEDFGEMCLELINKYAELNKVKPKKIIVFRDGVSNSQFDMVLDEELVDLKNAIHCDGYSPTITLMIAQKRHLTRLFPMDNKQGVRNSNVFPGTVVDTTIVHPWKFDFYLCSHYGILGTSKPTRYYCLHDDHSFSLDDLQQLTYNLCYTHARCSKPVSLVPPAYYANTLAYRVQQYYEAWEAAATVSSSNFPLQFDSNIFKLHGDLENIMFFC